The Pontiella desulfatans sequence CATCCTCGACAAGCAGATGGTCTACGAGCCGAGCAAGGACAAGGGCTACCGGGTCAATGCCGACCGCTACCTGACCAAGCAGTTGCTCGCCTCCCTCTGGCCCGTCTACCGCAAGCCCACGTTCGCGATGCGCCGGCCGGAGGAATACAGCAAGGCCCGCACCCGCGTCTTCGTGGAAACCCAAACCATCGACCGCGGCGAAGGAAGGGAGGACCACTATGTGGTGATCGGTCATTCCGCCTACAAGCTGCCCGATGCCCTCGACGATGGATCGCTGGCCTGGCTCGGCGGCTTTTCATCCGGCCTGACCGAAATTGTGTTCCTGGGCGAAACCTGGAGCAACGCCGACCGCCGGACCAACAAGCGCATCGAGTTTTTCGAGGCCGAAGGATTCCGCGCGGCCGCGGATGCCTACCGCGACTATGCGTTCCCGACCATCGGAACCCCGGAGCTGACGGCGGTCTACGCCAAGCTCATCGAGGCCGGCTATTCCCGGGAACGCGCGGAGCAGCGTTCCCGCTATGCCATGGCCCAGCTCAAGGTTTCCGAAGCACTGCTCGCCGGCGAGCTCGAGGCCGCGCCCGGCGAACTCTATCCGCCCCTGCTCGCCCATCCCAATGCCTGGAAATCCTATGTTGAACATTTCGAGAAAGAACAACCCGATCCGCCAAAATGGTTCTATCGGGAATTCCTCGACCGGCTCGGCTTCGACCGGATGGCCATCGAAGCCACGATCCAGTAGGGGGGGGGGGAGGTTTTTATGAAAGAAAAAACATGGAATGGCTTGGTTCGCGGCGCACTGCTGCTGGCATTGCTGGGGACGTTCGGTTGCACGTCGTTCGTGCTCACCTCAACCCCGAGCGCCACGATCTACGAAGATGGCCAAAAGATCGGGCAGACCCCCTATAGCTTCAACCTGATGTCGGGCTACCGCGCCTTCACCCTGAAACGGTACGGCTATGTGGAGGAGGAGTTCACCGTAACCTCGCTCGACCCGAAGACGCTCCACTTCGACCTCCAGTGGGTGGGCCGAACGCGCATCGACTCGCGCCCCCCCGGGGCCCAACTGCTCCGCAAGGAGGATGGCGAAATCCTGGGCACTACGCCCTGCGGCCTCCACCTGGCGAGCGGCGAGCGCGTGGTGGTTCAGCTGAAGGGCTACGAGACCGTCGAGCGCGACCTGGTGCCGAACGAAACCTATATGGTTGAGCTCAAGCCCACCTCCGGATACAAATCGGCCTACTACAAGGATATCATGTTTGTCTCCGATCAGGGGTCGGTCTCCATCTACGACCGCGTTGCGGGCGAGCGCATCGGCGTGACGCCAGCCCGGCTCAATGTCGAGGCCGGCGCGGCCTTGGAATACCGGCTGCCCGGGTTCCGTTCAAAGTATGCGCTGGTCAGCCGCAATGCGCCGCACCGCATCGTGATCGAGCTGGAGCCGCTCACGCAGGTTACCATCTCGGGGCCCGCCGGGGCACAGGTCTACCGGGCCGGCGGCATCGAAAAGCTCGGCGAAGTGCCCTATACCGTCCAGGTTGATGGCGATGCCTTGTTCGAAGTCAAAAAACAAGGATGCTACGACCGGTCGGTGGCGGTGTCGGCAGACTCCCCTTCGCGGCTCTTGGTCGACCTCGA is a genomic window containing:
- a CDS encoding PEGA domain-containing protein, with product MKEKTWNGLVRGALLLALLGTFGCTSFVLTSTPSATIYEDGQKIGQTPYSFNLMSGYRAFTLKRYGYVEEEFTVTSLDPKTLHFDLQWVGRTRIDSRPPGAQLLRKEDGEILGTTPCGLHLASGERVVVQLKGYETVERDLVPNETYMVELKPTSGYKSAYYKDIMFVSDQGSVSIYDRVAGERIGVTPARLNVEAGAALEYRLPGFRSKYALVSRNAPHRIVIELEPLTQVTISGPAGAQVYRAGGIEKLGEVPYTVQVDGDALFEVKKQGCYDRSVAVSADSPSRLLVDLEEVPYKTIVTDPPGADVYRLGGLEKLGTSPFTTVIDGERVFEIKKKGYRPYVIGMGPSSPQQLSVPLSQVPRDDPDAAAIGTIDSDVVESF